In one window of Branchiostoma floridae strain S238N-H82 chromosome 14, Bfl_VNyyK, whole genome shotgun sequence DNA:
- the LOC118430245 gene encoding uncharacterized protein LOC118430245, whose product MVSKNPGRRRRRKAGGRSKPYPANAAEEWRDVLHRVYYDPRHPAGYGGVGRLHRAVRDKYGVTRKQVEAWLRSQDTHTLHKPIRRRFQRNRVITGGIHDQWQADLADMSSLSRHNDGYRYLLTCIDVFSKYAWVVPIKDKTGPTLAKAFQTILAEDDQKPRCLQTVQGTEFLNRHVQSLLKKEGIKFFTTFSVETKASVVERFNRTLKTRMWKYFTAKNTHRYIDVLSDLVWSYNRSYHRSIKMAPIEVNEKNEGLVWHTLYGEDDISKPRKGRKQPPSFKFRVGDSVRISKSKLRLEKGYTPNWTTEIFVVSEQIARRPPVYRVKDYDGEVLRGTFYEKELQKVTKKDDDVYQVEDILDTRRRGKKKEFFVKWKGYPAKFNSWVREEDMVPI is encoded by the coding sequence ATGGTTTCCAAGAATCCcggaaggaggaggagaaggaaggCGGGAGGGAGAAGCAAGCCCTACCCCGCCAATGCTGCCGAGGAATGGCGCGACGTCCTCCACAGGGTTTACTACGACCCCAGACATCCTGCAGGGTACGGTGGAGTGGGACGGCTCCATCGAGCCGTGCGAGACAAGTACGGAGTCACCCGAAAACAAGTAGAAGCGTGGTTGCGTTCTCAAGACACCCACACCTTACACAAACCCATCAGACGACGTTTTCAAAGGAATCGTGTGATAACCGGAGGAATACACGATCAGTGGCAGGCTGATCTCGCCGATATGTCATCCCTCTCTCGGCATAATGACGGGTATCGCTATCTTCTGACCTGCATAGAcgtattttcaaaatacgcGTGGGTCGTTCCCATCAAAGACAAGACGGGCCCCACCTTGGCGAAAGCCTTTCAAACCATCCTAGCCGAGGACGACCAAAAGCCCAGGTGCCTGCAAACTGTTCAAGGCACGGAGTTTCTCAATCGACACGTCCAGTCTCTATTGAAGAAGGAGGGGATCAAATTCTTTACGACGTTTAGTGTGGAAACCAAAGCCAGTGTGGTGGAAAGGTTCAATCGTACGCTGAAGACGAGAATGTGGAAATATTTCACCGCAAAGAACACGCACCGATACATCGACGTCCTGAGCGATCTGGTGTGGTCCTACAACCGCTCCTACCACCGCAGCATCAAAATGGCTCCCATCGAAGTGAACGAGAAGAACGAGGGGCTCGTGTGGCATACCCTGTACGGAGAAGATGACATCTCGAAACCCCGGAAAGGGAGAAAACAACCGCCGTCGTTTAAATTTCGAGTCGGAGATTCGGTTCGAATCAGCAAATCTAAACTGCGCCTGGAAAAGGGCTATACGCCCAATTGGACCACAGAGATCTTCGTCGTCTCTGAACAAATTGCCCGCCGTCCTCCCGTTTATCGCGTGAAAGATTACGACGGAGAAGTTTTGAGAGGGACGTTTTACGAGAAGGAGTTGCAGAAAGTTACGAAAAAAGACGACGACGTCTATCAAGTAGAGGACATCCTGGACACAAGAAGGCGAGGCAAAAAGAAGGAGTTCTTTGTGAAATGGAAAGGATATCCGGCCAAGTTTAATAGCTGGGTGAGAGAAGAGGACATGGTTCCCATATGA
- the LOC118430246 gene encoding uncharacterized protein LOC118430246, whose protein sequence is MENKINSFATSCYRIMLSIKRIDRVPNSTIYDMTKTKPLIQHVRLRQLNFLGHVLRMPEDEPVSLYALYVSPHGRRRLGRQPTSYLQYVQWLMGDGQITPRQLRQLAADRRNWRRLAVAYAAAERW, encoded by the coding sequence ATGGAGAACAAGATCAACTCCTTCGCCACCTCATGCTATCGTATCATGTTGAGCATCAAAAGGATCGATAGAGTACCTAACAGCACTATCTACGATATGACCAAAACAAAGCCGCTGATACAACACGTGCGCCTGAGGCAGCTGAACTTTCTCGGACACGTTCTGCGCATGCCTGAGGATGAGCCTGTCAGTCTGTATGCACTTTACGTCTCTCCTCATGGCAGACGTAGACTGGGACGCCAACCTACTTCTTATCTACAGTACGTCCAGTGGTTAATGGGAGACGGCCAGATCACCCCCAGGCAGCTTCGCCAGCTCGCTGCTGATAGGCGGAACTGgagaaggcttgcagtcgcctaCGCAGCAGCCGAACGATGGTGA
- the LOC118430244 gene encoding uncharacterized protein F54H12.2-like, with protein MAHIHPLSCSCTKSELDLFEVPPTQTTITDGRWVEYHPVASLAESSPIEFDIPGAGEEFTDLSQTKLYVKAKIVLPNGNDLPDNAKTLLNFGSEAKQSQLTSELFYQDTPGRLHLVDPYPTDQGAVANEGLVKRANMTRNSREVDLIGPLHVDLFHQDRFLLSKVDVKIKLHRSKHQFCLMSPGDQFKIVITEAAVFLRKVNLLPTYQLSIESQLNKQTAKYALKRVQLKPFTIPRGNHSVSSDNLFLGQVPKRVAIALVDNAAFQGSFGTNPFNFQHFNLNYISLCVNGQEVPHKALTPNFAEGQFVRSYMNLFGTTGKQGQDSGNLIARSDYDKGFTVWCYDLSPDLCGLGGDHFNIIRQGNLRLELHFAQALDQTVVAVVLAEFDNLLEIDRQRNISFDYSN; from the exons ATGGCCCACATTCATCCCCTGTCGTGTTCCTGCACCAAATCAGAACTGGATCTGTTTGAGGTACCGCCAACTCAGACGACCATAACGGACGGTAGATGGGTAGAGTATCATCCGGTGGCCAGTCTCGCCGAGTCTTCCCCGATAGAATTTGACATTCCTGGAGCTGGGGAGGAATTTACGGACCTTTCCCAGACGAAATTGTACGTGAAAGCCAAGATCGTTCTCCCTAACGGTAACGACCTGCCGGACAACGCCAAG ACGCTGCTAAACTTTGGGTCTGAAGCAAAGCAATCGCAGCTGACATCCGAACTTTTCTATCAAGACACGCCGGGACGACTTCACTTGGTCGACCCCTACCCAACAGATCAGGGCGCAGTGGCAAACGAGGGATTGGTGAAGCGTGCCAACATGACACGCAACAGTCGCGAAGTGGACCTCATAGGACCCCTACACGTCGATCTGTTTCATCAAGATCGCTTTTTGCTCAGCAAAGTCGACGTTAAAATCAAGCTGCACCGATCGAAACATCAATTCTGTCTCATGTCGCCTGGGGATCAGTTCAAAATTGTCATCACTGAGGCCGCCGTCTTTCTGAGAAAGGTCAACCTGTTACCCACCTATCAGCTGTCCATCGAAAGTCAACTCAACAAGCAGACGGCCAAGTATGCCCTTAAAAGAGTTCAGTTAAAACCTTTTACAATTCCCCGTGGTAACCATTCAGTGTCGAGCGACAATCTGTTCCTGGGACAGGTCCCCAAACGCGTGGCGATCGCTCTGGTGGACAACGCAGCCTTTCAGGGGTCGTTCGGTACCAACCCCTTTAACTTTCAACACTTTAACTTGAACTACATCAGTCTCTGCGTCAATGGGCAGGAGGTGCCTCACAAAGCGCTGACACCCAACTTTGCCGAGGGACAGTTCGTCAGATCCTACATGAACTTGTTTGGAACGACAGGCAAGCAAGGACAAGACAGCGGGAACCTGATCGCGAGAAGCGACTACGACAAGGGCTTCACGGTGTGGTGTTACGATCTAAGTCCTGACCTCTGCGGCCTCGGTGGGGACCATTttaacataatcagacagggaAACCTTCGCCTGGAGCTGCATTTTgcacaggctttagatcaaacgGTGGTGGCGGTGGTCCTCGCTGAATTCGACAATCTCCTGGAGATTGACAGGCAGAGAAACATCAGCTTTGACTACAGCAACTAG